The Xanthocytophaga agilis DNA window AGGAAGCTCTGTATAGTCTTTTTGTACATGAATATTTTCTTTCAATGAATGGCTCAAAAGTAGGAGAGTAGCATCTAGTCCTTCATGGATATTTACATAACGACGATCTTCATCATCCAGACGGGAAAAGTTACGCAAGCCAAGAACAATAGAAGCAGTACGGGATGCACCTTCTTCTACACCTTTCAGCAGTAATTCTATTTCTTCACGTAAATAATCTACATCTAATCGTTTCTTCATTGCCTCTATTTCCATCTTTTCCAGCTCATTCTCCATGGATTTCAAAGAGCTTTCATATTTATCCAAAAGCATCCATAGATAACTCACATCACGGCGTAGAGGCTTTACACTTGCACTTACAAAGTTGATTGGATTATTAATTTCATGGGCAATTCCCGCAGTAAGCTGCCCCAAAGATGCCATTTTTTCTGACTGAAATAGTTGAGCCTGAGTATTTCTCAGATTAGTCAGTGTGGCTTGTAGTTCTTCTGTAGATTCTTCGAGTTCCTGAGTTCGTTCACGTACTTTTGCTTCCAGTCTCAAATTCTCTTCCTGAATCAGTTTCTCATTTGTTAGCAATACCTCCATCATCTTCTTTTGAGATCTTTCTTTTTCCTTCTTCAGTTTATTAATCCGGTCAGCCAGGGCAAATGAGAGAAGAATCATTTCAACAGCAGATCCAATAAGCATGATGTTATTGGTAAAATTATTAAACGGAATCACTCCAAAATCTTTTAGTACAAAAATACATACTCCAATCAGGAATATAGACCATGCAAGCAAAAAGAAACCTGCTGTCCGGCTCTTTTTATGGTATATACGATAGGCGACAAATAAAATATAAGAGGCTGCGACAAATGCATTAAACTGAAGAAGAATATAGCTTTCAATCAGAAAGTCAAATGCAGACAAAACAATAATTAGCATGTATACAGCCAATGGTATTATAAACCCTTTATTCAGGTTTGGTGTAAACTTAGACGCTCTCAAAAAATGGGATCCAAAAACAGTACCTATAATTCCAGCTAAAGCACTCAAAATCACAATGGCATGAGTAGATATCCACGGCATATCTGACCAGAGAAACCGATACGTATAGCCCTGAAATGTTGCTTGTGTAAGACCTACAACAAAAATATTCAAAATATAAAGTAAATAACTGCGTCCCCTGATGGCCAGAAATAAAAATCCATTGTAAAAGAACATAGCTAGCAGCAATCCAACATACAGACTTATGTATATATCTTCCTTACTGCTTACATCAGAAATAGCCTGTGTTGATCCTACCCATAAAGGAACTTCCAGCTGACCATTGGATTTTAAAGCCAGTAAAAAAGTACCGGTTTTTCCTTTGGGAATTTCTACATTAAAAAGAAAATGTTGATTCTTGATCAGACGATTGCGGATAGGGTATAAGATTCCTGTCTCTTCAACAGACATTTTACCCTCTGAAAGGATAGAATAAAAAGTAACATCCTCTATATTAGGTTGTGCCAGTTTTATCACTAAATGATCCCGTTCTGTATGATTTGTGAGTTGAAACTTAATCCAGAATGTAGAATGTGATATTCCCAGGTTCGGAACTGAACCAGTAGTATGGGTAAATTTCTGATCTGGATAGGATAGAACTTCCTTAGCAGAAATCTTTCCGGAAGGATCTTCCAATATGGATAGTCCATCCCACAAAGGCTGCAATGTAGTCTCATCTGTATAGGTAAATACTTGGCTTTGTCCATATCCATCATGAGCAAAAAACAAGATTATTCCTATTAGCAGATACCATAAACCGTAAAAATTCTTTTTCATTTAAGACCTTTTTTATCATTAAGATATGAGTCGGATATTTCTTAAATGAAAAGATAGTGATTAGATACTAAAGATGGCTTTTAGGTAAATTAGTATCCCAATAACTGTGTGTAAGGTTTTAGAATAAAATAGTAGTATTTTAAATAAGTTGTTTGTTTTTTTGCTACAGATCTACTAATTCAGTAAGGCATCTGACTTATTAACTTCCACTATACCCGATATTAGAAGATCATAGTATATCTGAACTTCACCCTTAGAACCTTGTTCCAGACAGGTTTGGTCAGGTCTCATACGCAACTCCAGAATACGGGCTCTGTCATATTCAGTAGCTGTTTCAATAGTATATATATCCGGAATACGAAATACCCTACCCAGGTAATTGATGCCTGGATAAATAAAAGCACCATTATCACCTACACCACTTTCCAGTTGAAATCCTACCCGGCGGCCCAGCTCTATAGTATATTCCGAGCAGAAAGTAAAAAGTGACCTTAAACCTATCTGACTGGTAATAGCAATTAAAGATCTTACCAGAAGTATACTCAAACCAGAACCTGCTATTTGTCTTGCATTCCAAAGACCACATAACTCTCCTGTCTCACCCAATGGATAAGAATATAATATATCTTTCAATCTCACATCCTGATCTCCAATGGCTTTCTCTACTGGAAGCAAATCTATTCCATCTGTTAAGTGTAACCTACCACCACCCACTATAGTACCGTCTTCTTTTTCAGCTACAATTACATATACAGAGGCGCTATCCTTCCATTCTGAGTTATTGGAAGAAATACTGGTGATACCATAATCAGCCAGAACACGTGCATGTCCTTCCATAAATCCCAGACAAGCAACTTCATCATCAACTGCTCGAAAAGCCCTGATTTTCAACATAGTGCTCAGTATTTTATCTCTGCTCAATGAATAAATAATACCTCCTTCTGTATCTGAAAACACATAGGAAGGAGGTATTGTCTTTTTATTTATGACCCACTATTACTTCTTTTGGCGAGTTAGCCCACACTACAGTTTTCTCAATAGGCAACCGTAGTGATCGTACTTTTGGGGAATTTGCAATCGCCAATCTAAAAAGGAATACAGGTCTTTGAGAATCTTTTATGGCAAATAGCTGATTAAATTTCGGATAGAGGGCACTAAGTTCATTTCTCATGAACTCTGGCAACATAAGTGCGTTATGATGATAATAGTTAAATAGATAGAGTGGTGCCATTACAGGTTGTACAGCCAGACCCATTGCGTTTGCCATTAACCAAATACGTTGAATAGCCTGCCCTCCATGTAACAAACTTGTATTATCGTTTCCTCTCACAGAAACCAACCCAATAGCAGATGAATTAAGGATTAGTTTTTTACTAAATCGTTCTAATCCCTTTCCTTTCTGCCAATTGCGTAACATTGCAATTACTTCAGGGCTTTTTGCAAGCCGAAGGCCAAGAATATCAGATGAAGAAAGATCAAACGTTCTTAAGTCCAATCCGTCTTCAAATACCTTTCCCTCAGCATCAGGCCAACGAAGTTCATGCTGGAAAAATTCCCGATGTCCTTCCGGATGTAAAAAACGTAGTCTTTCACAAGCTGTGATGATATTGGCAGCTTCTGTTAATTCTTTTTCCTGACTCAGGATATGGAGTGAACTCTCTGCGTTATTTTGCAATGCATTTTGTAATTCAGAAAATTTTTCCTGTGATAAAACTGTCCGAGAGCTATTGTTGCGGTTGGTGACCCGGGTAGTAATATGCTCTGCTAAAAATCCATCCAGTGGGGTAGAGGGTTCTGAAGAGATAGCATCCCTTGCTATAAAAGAGATAACGGCAACAAGAGTTGAATTTTGTTTCTTTGGAAAGTGAGAGAGTTGAATATCATATCCCTTTTGCCTTGTTTTCAGAATCAGGTTTTCCAATGCTGCACCCAGGCCTACATAAGCAAACACATTGTCAACATCCCAGAATGAGTATGACCGGGATTGTTCCAGAAATAAAAATAAGCGATTGTTTCTGTATAACCATTTCCATGGTTGATTGTTTCCAGAAGAGGGAGCCAAATTGGCAGCAGTAAGTAGCTCCTGAATCATAGATTCACTTAATTGCAGATCAGCAGGTTTTAATGCAATTGTATCTGCCAGACGAATCATTTCTTCCGAGGAAAGAGGAGCAATAGGAATAACCCATTTGTTTTCAGTCTTAGGTTCAGTAGTATTTCCAACCAACTCTTCCAGATCTACATAATACCTTCCTGATTCCTGATATTCATCCAGTAATATCCGGCGGGAAACATCTGCAGTAAGGCCACCACCAAAAGTAACAGCAGAAGCCAGTTGAGGCCATGTAGTAATGCTTTGTCCTACTTCCAGCGCTGATGCCTTAAGACGTGTTGAAAGGGTTTCAAACCCTACAATTGGCAACATATAGGGTAACTTCTCTTCACTTGTCTTCAATGTCTTCGCTTTCTGAGGATCCAGATGATCTATTAACCCATGTAAAATAGGACGATTGGGTTCAAGATCAAATCTTTCCACATCCAGCAATCCGCGATCACTGGCTTCCATTACAATAGGAATACCTAATTCCCTTGCTTTATATCTGCATAAGATCTTTATATCAATTCCATCACATTCCTCAACCAATAGATCAAGGTTGCCTCCCTTTGTAAAAAAATCATCCATATTCTCTTCTGTCAATCCATCTGTATAGCAGATTACATTCAGAAAAGGATCTATTTCCATAATTTCGCGTGCTACGGAAATGACTTTGGGCAATCCCAGATTATGAATACCTGTGCGAATACGATTGAGGTTGGTAAGTTCCAGCAGATCAAAATCGGCAAGGCGTATTTCGCCAAACAAACGCTCCATAGCCATAGTCACTGAGACGGACTGTCCAACAGATAATCCAACAACACCTATTTTTCTGGTAGAAAGAAATTTTTGTTCTTCTGGAGTAATCTTATAATGATTGCGGCTTGTTCTCAAAAAAATAAACTCCTCTTTATCAACTATATGAACGAGCCTTGCAGACCACGGATAATATACCCACACACCATAGGAGTAACTATCTATAGTACCTAGATGTGTATTAACAGCTTCATGTAACGTTTCTTTTGTGAATATCGTAGTAGGATTCAGTGATTTGATGAGTTCTTCCAATTGATTTTTCAACTCATCAAAAACACTGATATGCGGGTTTTCTACTAAAAGTTTTTTTAATTGCAGTTTATCCTCAACATTTGACAAATAAAAAAATTGAGGTTGGAATACCTGTTTCTGAGCGATATTTTCGGAAAGTCTGCTCTGTAAAAGTTCATGCATAAGACGGTGATTAAAGTTGTAAGGTGGAAGTCTGCTCTTATAAAAAGTATGGAATTAATCCTTTTTCTGAAAATAGCATTGAAAATAATAAAATTATCAGCTTTACCCTCAAAAATTAGAAAAATTATACTACAACCATCCACTTTTACTTATTATTTTTTTATCTTCTATATTCAAACAACTCACAATTATGAATACAGAACATGCAGCCATTCGTGTCTTATACATTGAGGATGAACCCCATAACCGTAGTTTATTTGAGGCTACCTTTCAGAACGATTTTCATATTATTACAGCTCCTTCGGCAACAGAAGGTCTGGAAATTTTAAAAGAAGATACCATCCACATACTAATTACAGACCAACGGATGCCCGAAATAACCGGAATAGAATTTCTATCATCTATTGTAGATACTTTTCCTGATCCGGTTCGTATACTTCTTACTGGCTATACCGAACTATCTTCTGTTGTAGAAGCTGTTAATCAAGGCCATATCTTCTATTTTGCTACCAAACCCTGGGATGCAGACAATCTGAAGACAATCATTATCAAAGCATATGAATACTATCAGAAACAACAAAAAGACAAAGAGGTAATAGAAAAACTCACCAAAATTAATGAAGGATTGGAGTTCCATCTCCGACAAAAACTCATCTCATAGGAAGATTCTTTATTTTAAAATGGCAGACAAAATCCTCTATACGTTATAAATAGAGTTTATCTGCCATTTTTTATGCAGTCTCTGGCTATTTTCTGGTTCTTTTTTGTATTAACTTTCGCTGAAAAATCATCTCTGATCTTCATCTAACAACCCTGAAACCCATTGTCTGATTCTGTATGAAAAAACTTCTCTGGCTCTTCCTCATTATCCTTACAGGGGGAGGGCTTTTTGCTGCTTACCAATATTATCTTTCACCGCCTGAGAACTTCCAGGCTATTTATCTTGTCCCTAAAAACGCTATCTATATTATTGAAACCAGTGAACCCATTAAAAGCTGGCAGAAAGTGAGTAGTAGTAAAGCGTGGAAGTTTCTGCAAACTCAATCCTATTTTGGAGAGTTAACATCTGGAGCAAATGCGCTTGATTCAATGATCAATGATAACAAAGAGTTATTTGATCAGTTTGGCTCCAGACATGTCTTAATATCTGCCCATAATTACAAAAAGACTGAATACGACTTCCTTTTTATTGTGGATCTGGAAAAGGCAGGCAAGCTCAAATTTCTACAGGATTACCTTACGAACCTCAACGGTCAGGCTGGTTACAGAGTGTCACAACGTCAGTACAATGGTATTACCATTACTGAACTGTATGATAAACAAAGCAGACAAACACTCTATCTGGCATTTATCTCTAACCTGCTGGTATGTTCTTATACTAACAGTCTTG harbors:
- a CDS encoding response regulator, which produces MNTEHAAIRVLYIEDEPHNRSLFEATFQNDFHIITAPSATEGLEILKEDTIHILITDQRMPEITGIEFLSSIVDTFPDPVRILLTGYTELSSVVEAVNQGHIFYFATKPWDADNLKTIIIKAYEYYQKQQKDKEVIEKLTKINEGLEFHLRQKLIS
- a CDS encoding 7TM diverse intracellular signaling domain-containing protein, which encodes MKKNFYGLWYLLIGIILFFAHDGYGQSQVFTYTDETTLQPLWDGLSILEDPSGKISAKEVLSYPDQKFTHTTGSVPNLGISHSTFWIKFQLTNHTERDHLVIKLAQPNIEDVTFYSILSEGKMSVEETGILYPIRNRLIKNQHFLFNVEIPKGKTGTFLLALKSNGQLEVPLWVGSTQAISDVSSKEDIYISLYVGLLLAMFFYNGFLFLAIRGRSYLLYILNIFVVGLTQATFQGYTYRFLWSDMPWISTHAIVILSALAGIIGTVFGSHFLRASKFTPNLNKGFIIPLAVYMLIIVLSAFDFLIESYILLQFNAFVAASYILFVAYRIYHKKSRTAGFFLLAWSIFLIGVCIFVLKDFGVIPFNNFTNNIMLIGSAVEMILLSFALADRINKLKKEKERSQKKMMEVLLTNEKLIQEENLRLEAKVRERTQELEESTEELQATLTNLRNTQAQLFQSEKMASLGQLTAGIAHEINNPINFVSASVKPLRRDVSYLWMLLDKYESSLKSMENELEKMEIEAMKKRLDVDYLREEIELLLKGVEEGASRTASIVLGLRNFSRLDDEDRRYVNIHEGLDATLLLLSHSLKENIHVQKDYTELPEIECYPGKLNQVFMNVLTNAVQAIKALNSVTKMGVLTIKTWKKDNMVCISIADNGVGMSESVMNKIFEPFFSTKGVGEGTGLGLSIAFGIIEAHKGTIEVKSTEGIGTEFIVCIPVTIAQELAIVA
- a CDS encoding Rv1355c family protein: MHELLQSRLSENIAQKQVFQPQFFYLSNVEDKLQLKKLLVENPHISVFDELKNQLEELIKSLNPTTIFTKETLHEAVNTHLGTIDSYSYGVWVYYPWSARLVHIVDKEEFIFLRTSRNHYKITPEEQKFLSTRKIGVVGLSVGQSVSVTMAMERLFGEIRLADFDLLELTNLNRIRTGIHNLGLPKVISVAREIMEIDPFLNVICYTDGLTEENMDDFFTKGGNLDLLVEECDGIDIKILCRYKARELGIPIVMEASDRGLLDVERFDLEPNRPILHGLIDHLDPQKAKTLKTSEEKLPYMLPIVGFETLSTRLKASALEVGQSITTWPQLASAVTFGGGLTADVSRRILLDEYQESGRYYVDLEELVGNTTEPKTENKWVIPIAPLSSEEMIRLADTIALKPADLQLSESMIQELLTAANLAPSSGNNQPWKWLYRNNRLFLFLEQSRSYSFWDVDNVFAYVGLGAALENLILKTRQKGYDIQLSHFPKKQNSTLVAVISFIARDAISSEPSTPLDGFLAEHITTRVTNRNNSSRTVLSQEKFSELQNALQNNAESSLHILSQEKELTEAANIITACERLRFLHPEGHREFFQHELRWPDAEGKVFEDGLDLRTFDLSSSDILGLRLAKSPEVIAMLRNWQKGKGLERFSKKLILNSSAIGLVSVRGNDNTSLLHGGQAIQRIWLMANAMGLAVQPVMAPLYLFNYYHHNALMLPEFMRNELSALYPKFNQLFAIKDSQRPVFLFRLAIANSPKVRSLRLPIEKTVVWANSPKEVIVGHK